The following coding sequences are from one Betaproteobacteria bacterium window:
- a CDS encoding lytic transglycosylase domain-containing protein: MRSSSFVSLATLAVMATLSPHALACWGEAGQRYGVSADLLYAIARVESNLNPKAVNSSHFQRTKSYDIGLMQINNRHLSVLSRHGIRESDLFDPCTNIQVGAWLLSDLFSRHGTTWDTVGAYNAACSRLKGEACAKARAQYAWRVYRQLPAQRSSQFVKAPNAVKPAASGGMLAMMSVRVAR; this comes from the coding sequence TCTCCCTGGCTACCCTGGCTGTCATGGCAACGCTTTCTCCCCACGCTTTGGCCTGCTGGGGAGAGGCAGGACAGCGCTATGGCGTGTCAGCCGACCTGCTCTATGCGATCGCCCGAGTCGAATCGAACCTGAACCCGAAAGCCGTCAACAGCTCGCACTTTCAACGCACCAAGTCCTACGACATTGGACTCATGCAGATCAACAACCGTCATCTCTCGGTGCTGTCACGCCACGGCATCAGGGAATCGGACCTTTTTGATCCTTGCACCAACATTCAGGTTGGTGCCTGGCTGCTGTCCGATCTGTTTTCCCGGCACGGAACGACCTGGGATACGGTCGGTGCCTACAACGCAGCCTGCTCGCGGCTCAAAGGCGAGGCTTGCGCCAAGGCCCGCGCCCAATACGCCTGGCGGGTTTACCGCCAATTGCCGGCCCAACGGAGCAGCCAATTCGTCAAGGCACCGAACGCGGTCAAGCCGGCGGCCTCGGGCGGGATGCTTGCAATGATGTCGGTGCGGGTGGCGCGATGA
- a CDS encoding OmpA family protein, which yields MRFGSLRHWTLGLMGGCTLLAAACSLFPTPVSPDHQAILQRAAPAQLAQLDFGQQARFARCIPPACPIRTAKTLALEPPDPSAKRTDASIPTEPSPSAVPSAPTPKKEVFRTLTLRFGLGSAKLSPAARTQLNEAMADLKSTRRITILGRTDNTGPLAFNDSLALARALAVRDHLLKTHPRLTPALTIKAQGGCCFIAPNDTQAGRTQNRRVEVVFQMNEGLPP from the coding sequence ATGAGATTTGGCTCACTACGCCACTGGACGCTCGGCCTCATGGGCGGCTGTACCCTCCTGGCCGCCGCGTGCAGCCTGTTCCCCACGCCGGTGTCACCCGATCACCAGGCAATCCTGCAGCGCGCGGCACCGGCGCAGTTGGCCCAACTCGATTTCGGCCAGCAGGCGAGGTTTGCACGCTGCATCCCACCCGCCTGCCCGATCCGTACCGCCAAGACACTCGCGCTGGAACCCCCTGACCCATCGGCCAAGCGCACCGATGCTTCCATCCCAACCGAGCCCTCCCCGTCCGCTGTACCGTCAGCCCCGACACCGAAGAAGGAAGTCTTCCGCACGCTCACCCTGCGCTTTGGCCTTGGCAGCGCCAAGCTGAGCCCTGCCGCTCGCACCCAATTGAATGAGGCGATGGCTGACCTCAAGTCGACACGCCGCATCACGATCCTCGGCCGTACCGACAACACGGGGCCGCTGGCCTTCAATGATTCGTTGGCTCTGGCGCGCGCCCTGGCTGTCCGCGACCACCTGCTCAAGACACATCCGAGACTGACGCCTGCCCTGACCATCAAGGCACAAGGCGGGTGCTGCTTCATCGCCCCGAACGATACCCAAGCCGGCCGCACGCAAAACCGCCGGGTCGAGGTGGTTTTTCAGATGAACGAGGGCCTGCCGCCATGA
- the traL gene encoding type IV conjugative transfer system protein TraL translates to MQADTYIPRRLDDQWKIGFWDVDVAAPILFMFFVGYMSGSKTSFAVCMAAGIFVSRWISRIKADKHPAFAIHWLYWHLPASPLTTMRATPPSHIRRMVG, encoded by the coding sequence ATGCAAGCAGACACCTATATCCCACGGCGTCTCGATGACCAATGGAAAATCGGCTTCTGGGATGTCGATGTCGCCGCGCCGATCCTGTTCATGTTTTTCGTCGGCTACATGTCCGGCAGCAAGACCTCGTTCGCCGTCTGCATGGCGGCGGGCATCTTCGTCTCGCGCTGGATATCGCGCATCAAGGCGGACAAGCATCCGGCCTTCGCCATCCACTGGCTGTACTGGCACCTGCCGGCCAGTCCGCTGACCACGATGCGTGCCACGCCACCGTCCCACATCCGCCGCATGGTCGGCTGA
- the traE gene encoding type IV conjugative transfer system protein TraE, translating to MDFERLNGDIKEMRRRNRGLSLTVGVLAAGQILALIVILNLLGTVRTIVVPPSIDKTFWVTRDKASSEYLEQMGSFIAWLVLDVTPASIDWKKDILLGYVEPEQYGPLKTRQEVEAERLKRINAATVFAPQQLVPSEEGQSVVIRGRLRTLVNGFETANDLKAYRVEFSYAGARMHLKSFKEVANVGN from the coding sequence ATGGACTTCGAACGACTCAACGGCGACATCAAGGAAATGCGCCGCCGCAACCGGGGGCTGAGTCTCACCGTCGGCGTCCTGGCGGCCGGCCAGATTCTCGCCCTGATCGTCATCCTCAACCTGCTCGGTACGGTACGCACCATCGTCGTGCCGCCCTCAATCGACAAGACCTTCTGGGTCACCCGTGACAAGGCCAGCAGCGAGTACCTGGAGCAGATGGGCAGTTTCATTGCCTGGCTGGTCCTCGACGTGACGCCGGCCTCAATCGACTGGAAGAAGGACATCCTGCTTGGCTACGTCGAACCGGAACAGTACGGCCCGCTGAAGACCCGGCAGGAAGTGGAAGCCGAACGCCTGAAGCGCATCAACGCCGCCACCGTCTTCGCGCCCCAGCAACTGGTCCCTAGCGAGGAAGGCCAGAGCGTCGTCATTCGCGGGCGGCTACGCACCCTGGTCAACGGGTTCGAGACGGCCAACGACCTCAAGGCCTATCGGGTCGAGTTCAGCTACGCCGGTGCGCGTATGCATCTGAAAAGTTTCAAGGAGGTAGCCAATGTCGGCAACTGA
- a CDS encoding type-F conjugative transfer system secretin TraK encodes MSATDTHPALSRSDSKPASKHGRTMSAVLAIACVASMTALPAQALQLVEASDGAAVEAILSIREPTRIRIEGMSITDVFGNIHSSQCGMAAALPASPGMAPAGTGSSPINPAGEIALTCDRDKGEIYVRPVGDSVKPINLFVASANATYTLLLRRSDTPADTIVIRDRTPKALKHSTSAQNPASPSPNQVRAMKALLVAMASDRVPPDIRVEETHGMLPLWNEARFSRVRQYDGRGLVGEKYLLQNISDGPMVLAEPEFDREQGSVVGIAVEHHNLRPGESTSVYVIRRGEAP; translated from the coding sequence ATGTCGGCAACTGATACCCACCCGGCTCTATCCAGATCGGATTCCAAGCCGGCGTCGAAACACGGACGTACGATGAGCGCTGTTCTGGCCATCGCCTGTGTCGCCAGCATGACGGCCCTGCCCGCCCAGGCTCTACAACTCGTCGAGGCCAGCGACGGCGCGGCGGTCGAAGCCATCCTGTCGATCCGGGAACCGACCCGCATCCGCATCGAAGGGATGTCGATCACTGACGTTTTCGGCAACATCCATTCGAGCCAATGCGGCATGGCGGCAGCACTTCCCGCCAGCCCAGGCATGGCGCCCGCCGGTACCGGTTCATCGCCGATCAACCCAGCCGGCGAGATCGCACTGACCTGCGACCGCGACAAGGGCGAAATCTATGTCCGTCCGGTCGGCGATTCCGTCAAGCCGATCAACCTCTTCGTCGCATCGGCCAACGCCACCTACACCTTGCTGCTGCGTCGCTCGGATACACCGGCGGACACGATCGTCATTCGCGACAGGACGCCGAAGGCATTGAAGCATTCGACATCGGCTCAGAATCCGGCCAGTCCGTCACCCAACCAGGTACGGGCCATGAAGGCGCTGCTGGTGGCGATGGCTTCGGATCGGGTGCCACCGGATATCCGGGTCGAAGAGACCCACGGCATGCTCCCGTTGTGGAACGAGGCGCGGTTTTCCCGGGTGCGCCAGTACGACGGGCGCGGCCTGGTCGGCGAGAAATACCTGCTGCAGAACATCAGCGATGGGCCCATGGTGCTGGCCGAACCGGAATTCGACCGTGAGCAGGGCAGCGTCGTTGGCATCGCCGTCGAGCACCATAATCTTCGTCCCGGCGAGAGCACCAGCGTCTATGTAATCCGCCGCGGAGAGGCGCCATGA
- a CDS encoding conjugal transfer protein TraB has translation MTTPRQWMQTLRGLPQQLLQHLSPRQRQYAMLGALMAGGVGLLWSIFAFTAGSPPVNTAQPASGSASSVTNIGVMSPGAQVNPVDQWVGTAGRKLAQYENEREEQGRLNKDRQTFEAKTMQRFAELEQRLTSTQQAAATPQPPTPVPTMPSSMPPAASLPPAPPPFKGLPTGAMPSGTPGDLLAPTSMQAPSPGITRITVAERSLLANTGEKAERAAGAGAQTAPRTVSTFLPVSFTRGTLLGGLDAPTGGQSQSNPHPVLIRLSDNSFLPNRFRAEYRECFVVAAGYGDISSERAYLRTESLSCVRTDGATLEVKIQGSIYGEDGKVGMRGRLVTKQGQMLANALLAGVVSGIGQGLATSSTEYSTSALGTVASATGSDAYRAGLGAGVGKALDRLAQYYIKLAENTFPVIEVDAGREVDVVITKGVRIDVPMTTGESASARFANSPETRYLETSDDGNY, from the coding sequence ATGACGACGCCGCGTCAGTGGATGCAAACGCTGCGGGGTTTGCCGCAGCAATTGCTGCAACACCTCTCCCCACGGCAACGCCAGTACGCCATGCTCGGCGCCCTGATGGCCGGCGGCGTCGGGCTGCTCTGGTCGATTTTCGCATTCACTGCGGGCAGTCCGCCAGTGAACACCGCGCAACCCGCCTCCGGGTCGGCCAGTTCGGTCACCAACATCGGCGTGATGTCGCCCGGCGCCCAGGTCAATCCGGTCGATCAATGGGTCGGCACGGCCGGGCGCAAGCTTGCCCAGTACGAGAACGAACGCGAAGAACAGGGACGACTCAACAAGGATCGCCAGACCTTCGAAGCGAAAACGATGCAGCGCTTTGCCGAACTGGAACAGCGACTGACTTCGACCCAGCAGGCCGCCGCTACGCCCCAGCCGCCCACACCAGTCCCGACCATGCCGAGCAGCATGCCGCCAGCGGCGAGCCTGCCCCCAGCTCCGCCGCCGTTCAAGGGCTTGCCCACAGGAGCAATGCCGAGTGGCACGCCCGGCGACCTGCTGGCGCCGACCTCCATGCAGGCACCAAGCCCAGGGATCACCCGGATTACGGTGGCCGAGCGCTCCCTGCTCGCCAACACGGGAGAGAAAGCCGAACGCGCCGCAGGCGCTGGAGCGCAAACAGCCCCCCGGACCGTCTCCACCTTCCTGCCCGTCAGTTTCACCCGTGGCACGCTGTTGGGTGGCCTGGATGCACCCACCGGCGGTCAATCGCAATCCAACCCGCACCCGGTCCTGATCCGTCTTTCAGACAACTCTTTCCTGCCCAACCGCTTTCGTGCCGAATACCGGGAGTGCTTCGTGGTGGCCGCCGGCTATGGCGACATCAGTTCCGAGCGAGCCTACCTGCGCACCGAGAGTCTGTCTTGCGTGCGAACCGACGGCGCAACGCTGGAAGTCAAGATCCAGGGCTCGATCTATGGCGAGGATGGCAAGGTCGGCATGCGCGGGCGACTGGTCACCAAACAGGGACAGATGCTCGCCAACGCCTTGCTGGCCGGCGTGGTCAGCGGCATCGGCCAGGGCCTGGCGACCTCGTCGACCGAATACAGCACCTCGGCCCTCGGCACGGTCGCCAGCGCCACCGGTTCCGACGCCTACCGCGCCGGACTCGGCGCCGGTGTCGGCAAGGCCCTCGACCGGCTGGCCCAGTACTACATCAAACTTGCCGAGAACACCTTCCCGGTCATCGAAGTGGACGCCGGCCGCGAGGTCGATGTGGTGATCACCAAGGGCGTGCGCATCGATGTACCGATGACAACCGGCGAGTCCGCTTCCGCCCGCTTCGCCAATTCCCCTGAAACCCGTTACCTGGAGACCTCGGACGATGGCAACTACTAA
- a CDS encoding DsbC family protein, producing the protein MATTKPIRRRALIAALSTILLGTCFAVNAATPDETQLLSALQKAHPGTQFSTIARTPVAGLYEVWMNGNVAYVPAKQPRYFLFGHLFDTQSMSDLTGPKLAQVSKAKNPGEAPQKNTSTAAAPIRFEQLPLSDAVKTVHGAGQRQLAVFSDPNCPYCKQLEAELVSLDNITIYTFLLPFLGEMKPIAIWCAADRTAAWRRLMLDGDDSLLNNASACDHPIGRNLALAHQLGVQGTPTLIWADGTRSEGFVGRALIEARLAATTSQVAPEK; encoded by the coding sequence ATGGCAACTACTAAACCCATACGCCGGCGAGCACTCATCGCTGCCTTGAGCACGATCCTTTTAGGCACCTGCTTCGCCGTCAATGCGGCCACGCCCGACGAGACGCAGTTGCTGTCGGCCTTGCAGAAAGCCCATCCGGGAACGCAGTTCTCGACCATCGCCCGGACGCCCGTCGCCGGCCTCTACGAGGTCTGGATGAACGGCAACGTCGCCTACGTGCCGGCCAAACAGCCACGCTACTTCCTCTTCGGCCACTTGTTCGACACCCAGAGCATGAGCGATCTGACCGGTCCGAAACTGGCGCAGGTCAGCAAAGCAAAAAACCCCGGTGAAGCGCCCCAGAAAAACACCTCCACTGCAGCAGCCCCGATCCGCTTCGAACAGTTGCCACTGAGCGATGCGGTCAAGACCGTGCACGGCGCTGGTCAGCGTCAGTTGGCCGTTTTCAGCGACCCGAACTGCCCTTACTGCAAACAACTGGAAGCGGAACTGGTCAGCCTCGACAACATCACCATCTACACCTTCCTGCTGCCTTTCCTGGGTGAGATGAAACCGATCGCCATCTGGTGTGCCGCAGATCGCACGGCGGCCTGGCGGCGCCTCATGCTCGACGGCGACGACAGCCTGCTCAACAACGCCTCTGCCTGCGACCACCCGATCGGTCGCAACCTGGCGCTGGCCCACCAACTCGGCGTGCAGGGCACGCCCACACTGATCTGGGCGGATGGCACCCGTAGCGAAGGGTTCGTCGGGCGAGCCTTGATCGAAGCACGGCTCGCTGCGACTACATCGCAAGTTGCACCGGAGAAATAG
- the traV gene encoding type IV conjugative transfer system lipoprotein TraV, with protein sequence MKTLILRLAAVCLLLPLGACMNMSGLGGDSKYACKAPDGVACDSVSGTYANALHNNLPSQQAQRSARRQKETSEENTPSTLGHPISLATANLSGMSVTPKPLRTQARILRLWIKPWEDADGDLYDQGYVYVQVDNGQWQIDHVQRQIRDLYAPLKPPPKPATEAAAEPGAGTPSPLPMLQRPPLSGPGATPAQ encoded by the coding sequence ATGAAAACGCTGATCTTGCGACTCGCTGCTGTTTGCCTGCTTCTCCCCTTGGGCGCCTGCATGAACATGTCAGGCTTGGGCGGCGACTCGAAGTACGCCTGCAAGGCCCCCGATGGCGTCGCCTGCGACTCGGTGTCCGGCACCTATGCCAACGCCCTTCACAACAACCTGCCCAGCCAGCAGGCACAACGATCCGCTCGCCGGCAGAAAGAGACATCCGAAGAGAACACCCCCTCCACGCTTGGACACCCTATTTCATTGGCAACAGCCAACCTTTCCGGGATGTCCGTAACGCCCAAACCCCTACGTACCCAGGCCCGCATCCTGCGGCTGTGGATCAAGCCTTGGGAAGACGCCGACGGCGATCTCTACGACCAGGGCTACGTCTATGTCCAGGTGGACAACGGCCAGTGGCAGATCGACCACGTGCAACGCCAGATCCGTGATCTCTATGCGCCGCTGAAGCCCCCGCCCAAGCCGGCCACTGAGGCGGCTGCCGAACCCGGCGCCGGTACACCGTCCCCCCTGCCGATGCTGCAACGCCCGCCGCTGTCCGGGCCCGGCGCCACCCCTGCACAGTGA
- the traC gene encoding type IV secretion system protein TraC, with the protein MNTAHSDPHFVRQRDHANAPRFPFGEPADSPAEQFASWLPYSAYLATEKIFVNRDSMGVMLELMPQSGADERMAEVLISLYANCPPGTGIQFHLFASPQVRSQLRQYANLRVEDEDQAEQAKQWGRPARNENLFRKLARQRVDHLLQGAQKSLTAGFHYTIRDFRLMLSVAFPGDPEDLNKRDELLALRDSMSSSLRSASLPNRVCDAADLINWCALFTNPDRISQTDAPDLNYDDGRELRDQIVDFDTIQDPHPSGLTLWKEASPDVLEARFYSIKSFPERFALWQMGSLIGDLMQPALQYSAPFLLTLGVQVLDPNLTKSVVTANHVRATQNAKSKMADVMPDVNKKLQDWTAAADAIDTGGNLVSLYHQLAIFTAPNKAVAAHEAANAIWRGRGFQLNADAYMHRQALLASLPMTLTEKFHKDLVKMRRVTRKTMANAIHMAPLIAEWRGTRTPALVFGGRRGQLMTLDIFDNDLGNYNFAIIGAPGSGKSVLMNEMAWSYRAIGAKVWMLDLGRSFEKLCRKAKGTYIEFRPDVNICLDPFTHIVDINEDIDMLVPGIAKMCSMQHTLEEVQYKAISAMVLKLWREYGNELRITGLRDAFKSGSIEELGVVGDQRIKDLAIMLNPYSRGGQYERFFEGRNNIDFSNDFIVIENEELKRRPDLHAVVNILLLHRITGEMYLTRNRRKVLFVDELKQQLGDIGADDPVKAAVIEEAARRARKYGGALGTATQSADDFYGSTQMEAAFNCSDWVFLLRQKPESIEMLDRKGRLTMDEPKKRLLNSLRTEAGVFSELYISSPVGEGVARNILDPATHLLFSNKLEDNAPIDELRAQGLSIDEAISELLRHRGHTV; encoded by the coding sequence ATGAACACCGCCCACAGCGATCCCCATTTTGTCCGCCAGCGCGACCACGCCAATGCCCCGCGCTTTCCCTTCGGAGAACCGGCGGACTCGCCGGCCGAACAGTTCGCCAGCTGGCTGCCCTACTCTGCCTATCTCGCCACCGAGAAGATTTTCGTGAACCGCGACAGCATGGGCGTCATGCTCGAATTGATGCCGCAGTCGGGGGCCGACGAGCGGATGGCGGAAGTGCTGATCTCGCTCTACGCCAATTGCCCGCCCGGCACCGGCATCCAGTTCCATCTGTTCGCCTCGCCGCAGGTGCGCAGCCAGTTGCGCCAGTACGCCAATCTGCGGGTCGAGGATGAGGACCAGGCCGAGCAGGCCAAACAATGGGGCCGTCCGGCGCGCAACGAAAACCTGTTCCGCAAATTGGCGCGGCAGCGCGTCGACCATCTGCTGCAGGGAGCGCAGAAATCGCTGACCGCCGGCTTTCATTACACGATCCGGGATTTCCGCCTGATGCTGAGCGTCGCCTTTCCGGGCGACCCGGAAGACCTCAACAAGCGCGACGAACTGCTCGCCCTGCGCGACTCGATGTCGTCCAGCCTGCGCTCGGCTTCGCTGCCCAATCGCGTTTGCGATGCCGCCGACCTGATCAACTGGTGTGCCTTATTCACCAATCCCGACCGCATCTCACAGACCGATGCGCCGGACCTCAACTACGACGACGGTCGAGAACTGCGCGACCAGATCGTCGATTTCGATACCATCCAGGACCCGCATCCGAGCGGCCTGACTTTGTGGAAGGAAGCCAGTCCCGATGTATTGGAGGCGCGCTTCTACTCGATCAAGAGTTTTCCGGAACGCTTCGCCCTGTGGCAGATGGGGTCGCTGATCGGCGACCTGATGCAGCCGGCCTTGCAGTACAGCGCACCGTTTCTGCTCACCCTCGGCGTCCAGGTCCTCGACCCCAACCTCACCAAGTCGGTGGTCACCGCCAACCATGTGCGGGCAACGCAGAACGCCAAATCGAAGATGGCCGACGTCATGCCGGACGTCAACAAGAAACTGCAGGACTGGACGGCGGCGGCCGATGCCATCGACACCGGCGGCAACCTGGTCAGCCTCTACCACCAACTGGCGATATTCACTGCACCCAACAAAGCGGTCGCCGCCCACGAAGCCGCCAATGCGATCTGGCGCGGCCGCGGCTTCCAGCTCAACGCCGATGCCTACATGCACCGCCAGGCCTTGCTCGCCAGCCTGCCGATGACGCTGACCGAGAAATTCCACAAGGATCTCGTCAAGATGCGCCGCGTCACGCGCAAGACCATGGCCAATGCCATCCACATGGCGCCGCTGATTGCCGAGTGGCGCGGCACGCGCACGCCGGCCCTGGTTTTCGGGGGACGGCGCGGCCAGTTGATGACCCTCGATATCTTCGACAACGATCTCGGCAACTACAACTTCGCCATCATCGGTGCCCCCGGCTCGGGCAAGTCGGTACTGATGAACGAAATGGCCTGGTCCTACCGCGCCATCGGCGCCAAGGTCTGGATGCTCGACCTCGGTCGCAGTTTCGAGAAGCTGTGCCGCAAGGCCAAGGGCACCTATATCGAGTTCCGCCCCGACGTGAATATCTGCCTGGACCCGTTCACCCACATCGTCGACATCAACGAGGACATCGACATGCTGGTGCCCGGTATCGCCAAGATGTGCTCGATGCAGCACACCCTGGAAGAGGTGCAGTACAAGGCCATCTCGGCCATGGTCCTCAAGCTCTGGCGCGAATACGGCAATGAACTGCGCATCACCGGGCTACGCGACGCCTTCAAGAGCGGGAGCATCGAAGAGCTGGGCGTGGTCGGCGACCAGCGCATCAAGGACCTCGCCATCATGCTCAACCCCTATTCGCGCGGCGGGCAATACGAGCGCTTCTTCGAAGGCCGCAACAACATCGACTTTTCCAATGACTTCATCGTCATCGAGAACGAGGAACTGAAACGCCGGCCCGACCTGCACGCTGTCGTCAATATTCTGCTGCTCCACCGGATCACCGGCGAGATGTACCTCACCCGCAACCGGCGCAAGGTGCTCTTCGTCGACGAGTTGAAACAGCAACTGGGCGATATCGGTGCCGACGATCCGGTCAAGGCTGCCGTGATCGAGGAAGCCGCCCGCCGCGCCCGCAAGTACGGCGGCGCGCTCGGCACAGCGACCCAGAGCGCCGACGACTTCTACGGCTCGACCCAGATGGAAGCGGCCTTCAACTGCTCGGACTGGGTTTTCCTGCTCCGCCAGAAACCGGAATCCATTGAAATGCTCGACCGTAAGGGCCGGCTGACTATGGACGAACCGAAGAAGCGGCTGTTGAACTCTCTGCGCACCGAGGCCGGCGTCTTCTCCGAGTTGTACATCTCGTCGCCGGTCGGCGAAGGGGTCGCCCGCAACATCCTCGATCCGGCCACCCACCTGCTGTTCTCCAACAAGCTGGAAGACAACGCCCCGATCGACGAATTGCGCGCCCAGGGCCTGTCCATCGACGAGGCGATCAGCGAACTGCTGCGCCATCGGGGGCATACGGTATGA
- the traF gene encoding conjugative transfer signal peptidase TraF produces MNSDPLQQAVARPAASPDRGWRILGCVGNFLRHARQRWYLYLPIIAIWSLAYVRLFVDATPRVPVLFNWTPSLPYRIAWLQHGPHQLQRGDFIVFSFAGEAQQRYPGLQGQPFFKIVRGLPGDTVTVSGRQVAINGEDVGAAKTKAYDRRPLAPIAPTVIPPRYYYVQGTSPDSFDSRYQESGLVRAEQVIGVVVPLF; encoded by the coding sequence ATGAATAGCGATCCGCTTCAACAGGCAGTTGCCCGCCCCGCAGCAAGCCCCGACCGTGGGTGGCGAATCCTCGGGTGTGTGGGCAACTTTCTACGCCATGCCCGCCAGCGCTGGTACCTCTACCTGCCGATCATCGCCATCTGGAGTCTGGCCTATGTCCGCCTCTTCGTCGATGCGACACCGCGAGTACCGGTCCTTTTCAACTGGACACCGAGCCTGCCTTATCGCATTGCCTGGCTGCAGCACGGCCCGCACCAACTGCAGCGGGGCGACTTCATCGTTTTCTCCTTTGCCGGCGAGGCACAGCAGCGCTATCCGGGGCTGCAGGGTCAGCCTTTCTTCAAGATCGTCCGCGGTTTGCCGGGCGATACCGTCACGGTCAGCGGCCGGCAGGTTGCCATCAACGGCGAGGATGTCGGTGCCGCCAAGACAAAGGCCTATGACCGCCGGCCACTCGCGCCGATTGCGCCGACCGTCATCCCGCCTCGCTACTACTACGTGCAGGGCACCAGCCCCGACTCCTTCGACTCGCGCTACCAGGAAAGTGGCCTGGTCCGGGCGGAGCAGGTGATCGGCGTCGTGGTCCCGCTGTTCTGA
- the traW gene encoding type-F conjugative transfer system protein TraW, producing the protein MKRLIAIPSLLFALLLVAPSARALDLGVIGPSYEISEPHLLHMIEQRLRAKERSGELKRLEDQARERGIATVRNPPPVAGLHSTEMARTFYFDPSFTLDRNILGPRGELLFAAGTRKNPLEVVSLSRHLLFFDGRDPAQVGRARQLIAFYQGRVKPILVGGSYLELMKSWRMPVYFDQQGLLTRRLGITRVPALVSQEGLRLRIDELEVVR; encoded by the coding sequence ATGAAACGCCTGATCGCCATCCCGTCCCTGCTCTTCGCGCTGCTGCTGGTCGCGCCAAGCGCGCGAGCCCTTGATCTGGGCGTCATCGGACCGAGCTATGAGATCAGCGAACCGCATCTGCTGCACATGATCGAACAGCGCCTACGCGCCAAGGAGCGTAGCGGCGAACTCAAGCGCCTGGAAGATCAAGCCCGGGAACGCGGTATCGCCACCGTGAGAAACCCGCCGCCGGTCGCCGGCCTGCATTCGACCGAGATGGCCCGGACCTTCTACTTCGACCCGAGCTTCACGCTCGACCGCAATATCCTCGGCCCCCGGGGCGAGTTGCTATTTGCCGCCGGCACCCGCAAGAACCCGCTGGAAGTGGTGTCGCTGTCCCGGCATCTGCTGTTTTTCGATGGACGCGATCCAGCCCAGGTCGGCCGTGCCCGGCAGTTGATCGCCTTCTACCAGGGGCGGGTCAAGCCGATTCTGGTCGGCGGCTCCTACCTCGAGCTGATGAAGTCATGGCGCATGCCGGTCTATTTCGATCAGCAGGGTCTGCTCACCCGCCGCCTGGGCATTACCCGGGTTCCTGCCCTGGTATCGCAGGAAGGGCTGCGCCTGCGCATCGACGAACTGGAGGTCGTGCGATGA